A stretch of the Melitaea cinxia chromosome 14, ilMelCinx1.1, whole genome shotgun sequence genome encodes the following:
- the LOC123659378 gene encoding uncharacterized protein LOC123659378, whose translation MRRARSVTGPLRRAHPASGATWNVQVVRGKMSSQCLWHACRALSAGLLLMLLGAAMAVIGYYADTLSVAEEIRGNSTISVKDEARGFHLNNLSYAGPIVMGFGGFIVVAACVMTFEARDSAAKVTPARPQTLPRPLPRRGPCAAPARLDQLGVYRLPHVLPLPHALPLAPPHRIRAPHTCHRYRVGGEKSKERARFGSAPDLRVGSVRAALPVTALRRPLRRYALSVDEPPHSAVSASAAESECGSQSSLALDLHASGACAGVTLRVRDNTRRRPLARQQRLIEDLHPPGEGVSTTVCNIEEVPPPNNEEQTSETVEMVHLTIEQEARARSAPPASQPSSPPSPQIIVSPPLSPSKPQKETTILIEKSENSTLEQPPPPDQ comes from the exons AGGCGCGCGCGGAGTGTCACAGGGCCCTTGCGGCGCGCCCACCCGGCGTCGGGGGCGACCTGGAATGTCCAG GTGGTGCGAGGTAAAATGAGTTCACAGTGTTTATGGCATGCGTGTCGTGCTCTCAGCGCTGGCCTCTTGCTAATGCTTCTCGGTGCCGCGATGGCAGTCATAG gTTACTACGCAGATACACTCTCAGTGGCAGAGGAAATACGGGGAAATTCCACGATATCGGTCAAAGACGAGGCACGAGGCTTTCATCTCAATAACTTATCCTACGCTGGTCCCATCGTTATGGGTTTCggag GATTCATCGTTGTAGCAGCGTGCGTGATGACGTTTGAAGCCCGCGACAGCGCCGCAAAGGTGACACCGGCTCGTCCACAGACGCTACCTCGACCACTTCCTCGAAGAGGTCCCTGCGCTGCGCCCGCACGCCTCGACCAGCTCGGCGTCTACCGCTTACCACACGTCCTGCCTTTACCACACGCCTTGCCACTCGCACCCCCACACCGCATTAGAGCGCCGCATACTTGCCACAGGTACAG AGTTGGCGGAGAGAAATCTAAGGAACGCGCTCGGTTCGGCTCCGCGCCGGACTTGCGGGTCGGTAGCGTGCGCGCCGCGCTACCCGTCACGGCGCTACGACGCCCTCTACGACGCTACGCGCTTTCTGTCGACGAGCCTCCCCACTCAGCAGTCAG TGCAAGTGCGGCCGAGTCTGAGTGTGGTTCACAGTCGTCTCTCGCGCTGGACTTGCACGCGAGCGGCGCCTGCGCCGGCGTCACACTGCGGGTGCGCGACAACACGCGCCGACGTCCGCTCGCACGACAACAGAGGCTCATAGAAGATCTACACC CACCAGGCGAAGGCGTCAGTACCACAGTATGCAACATAGAAGAAGTTCCACCTCC AAACAACGAAGAGCAGACCAGCGAAACTGTAGAAATGGTTCATTTGACCATTGAACAAGAAGCGCGTGCGCGAAGTGCCCCGCCCGCCTCCCAGCCGTCATCGCCGCCGTCGCCGCAAATTATTGTGTCTCCACCACTTTCACCTTCGAAGCCACAAAAAGAAACTACCATTCTCATAGAGAAATCAGAAAATAGTACTTTGGAACAGCCACCGCCGCCTGACCAATGA
- the LOC123659587 gene encoding opsin-2, producing MIPVLTMDNKTDDYNIYGAYFAPLRSSDGVKMLIDGLEGEELASVPEHWYTYAAPPASAHTALALLYTFFTAASLVGNGLVIFIFATTKSLRTSSNLLILNLAIMDFIMMAKAPIFIYNSAMRGYAAGSIGCQIFSVMGAYTGIGAAMTNACIAYDRHSTITRPLDGRLSRGKALLMIAIIWIYATPWSLMPLFGVWGRFVPEGYLTSCTFDYLTNTFDTKLFVACIFVCSYVFPMSFIIYFYSGIVKQVFAHEAALREQAKKMNVESLRSNQNASAESAEVRIAKAALTVCFLFVASWTPYGVMAMIGAFGDQRLLTPGVTMIPAVACKTVACIDPWVYAISHPKYRQELQRRMPWLQINEPDDNTSTGTNSTANSSAPAASA from the exons ATGATCCCCGTACTCACCATGGACAACAAAACAGATGACTATAATATCTATGGTGCTTATTTCGCGCCACTcag gtCTAGCGATGGCGTTAAGATGTTGATCGACGGCCTAGAAGGCGAAGAGTTAGCGTCGGTCCCGGAGCACTGGTACACATACGCCGCGCCACCAGCAAGCGCACACACGGCGCTCGCGCTTCTTTATACCTTTTTTACGGCGGCTTCACTGGTTGGAAATGGACtagttattttcatatttgCCAC gaCAAAAAGCTTACGAACATCCAGCAATTTGCTGATTCTAAATTTGGCAATCATGGACTTTATAATGATGGCAAAAGCGCCAATCTTCATCTACAACAGTGCGATGCGAGGCTACGCCGCCGGATCTATAGGCTGTCAGATCTTCTCCGTCATGGGTGCATATACCGGAATCGGCGCGGCTATGACCAATGCTTGTATCGCATATGATAG ACATTCAACAATAACTCGCCCTCTCGACGGGCGGTTATCGCGTGGGAAAGCTTTATTGATGATAGCTATCATATGGATATATGCTACTCCCTGGTCACTGATGCCATTGTTTGGTGTATGGGGGCGATTCGTGCCAG AGGGTTATTTAACATCTTGTACATTCGACTATCTTACGAATACGTTCGACACGAAACTATTTGTAGCTTGCATTTTTGTATGCAGCTACGTTTTCCCTATGAGCTTTATAATTTACTTCTACAGCGGCATCGTCAAACAAGTATTTGCCCACGAAGCTGCCCTAAG agAGCAAGCGAAAAAGATGAACGTCGAATCACTGCGGTCGAATCAAAACGCTTCCGCTGAATCGGCTGAAGTCCGAATCGCAAAGGCAGCGCTCACTGTCTGTTTCCTTTTTGTCGCTTCTTGGACGCCTTACGGTGTGATGGCGATGATAGGTGCCTTTGGCGATCAACGATTATTGACTCCGGGA GTAACGATGATCCCTGCGGTGGCCTGCAAGACTGTAGCGTGTATCGACCCTTGGGTGTATGCCATCAGCCATCCAAAGTACAG GCAAGAACTGCAAAGACGTATGCCATGGCTCCAAATCAACGAGCCGGATGACAATACTTCGACAGGAACCAACAGTACGGCCAATTCTTCCGCTCCAGCTGCTTCTGCGTAA